GATTCATCTGTGTCTCCCTCCTTGGATATTTCTGAGTATAAGGGAGGGCCAGATTTGAAAGCATTAATGCAGACAAAAAGATCGGACAGTTCTTTGTCTATCAAAAGTAATTTACTACCCATTATTGAAAACATTCCAGTACAGAACAACATGGAAAGTATTAGTTCTTTTTACTTAACTAACACATTAGAAAACATGACCCTTGATAACAATATAGGTCACCTTCAGAATAAAAAGGCAGAATTATCTGGAACTGTTCTTTCAGCTCAGCCGTGTTCCAAGAAACATAATTTAGAAAAGGACTGGGTACAGTTTTCCAAATGTGAAAGTCCATCTCTCACAGAATTATTTCAagaacacaaacaaaataatccAAGCCagtatttttctttatctgatcTTTGTAACCAGTCTTCTGCCAGTTTTACAGATACGAGTTTGGGATCCACACCATTGTCACAAATAACTAAGTATCAGTCTTCAACTGGAATACCAGAATTAACAGGATCTCTGTCATCTTTGGCATTTTCTAAAGCTTCTCCTACTAGAGATCTTGAAAATTTGTCTCTTTCTGATTTAATTGCAGAATCCATTAATGAAGTAGATAAATCTCATATTAAAAAAGATCCTTCTATGTTGGATTTACCTGAAATAAAATCTTCTGCAGTAGATTCAAATATTGATCTAAGTGTCCTTATAAAAACCCCAGAGAGCTTTCCAAAACCTATAGAAAACCAATCAAACATCTTAATATCAGGAGCTAAAGTTCCAAGTTCTAAGCTAGTGAAAAATTCTAGTTTCtccaaagagaataagaaaagcaagaaaggcTATATTACTAGAAAAccagctttttctctttcttggacAAAGGCCCTTGCTGCTAGACCATCAGCTTTTGCTTCAACACTGTGTCTTCGATATCCACCGAAAACCTGCAAGAGACATACCTTTGACCTCTATAAGACTTTTCTTTACAGTAGACAAGTTCAAGAAGTAAAGGACAAAGAAATAGGTCCTCTCAAAGTAATAACACCATTTGACTTCAAATCCGCATCCCCTGATGATATTGTGAAGGCTAATCAAAAGAAAGCTTTTACTAGAGAATAGTATAAAAGAGGAGAATTCAACAACAGCCTTTTCTTTTAAACCAGTTTAAAATCTCTACAGAATAACTTTATACTTTGgaattgtaattaatttttattacatattttaaaaaaatgtatctgAAGTAATAACTTTAATTCATTTGTATTATTGCACTGAAATTAATCATTTGCTATCCGTCCTCAGTAATCATTAATGACATGTATAATTAACCATCTGAGCCCATAATGTTTACAAATTGTGTGTATAGAGTTGTTATTCAGACATCAAACCTCAATTTTATTTGAAACTTAATTtagctaaaaatttttttttcagatttgagatgaataattgtattttataaagcttatttttgaagttataaagattttgcttttctattaAGTATTCAATACATGTAGCAATCATTTTGGATTACTAGtttaatggattttaaaaattatatgcatatgGCATTGCATGCttagaaaatagttttaaaatagaatattatttgtgTCATTTCAAATTATACTGTTTTTCTGGGTATCATTTTAAATGTATAGTTAATCCTGAAATTCCAAAGCTTTAAGAAAGATTATCTGGGGTTTAAATAAATCGTTTGCTGCTAAACATCAAATAGAAACCAGTTAGTGGGACCACTTTTATAATTTGAAATGTATATTGTTAGTCATACAGATTGTTTACACATTTGTTCTTATTGAATGTTTTTAGACACAAAACATAAtgcttttttttggtgggggaggaaTGGCTAGAGGTatctttttattagttttattttttactttagaaaaatgttcaaaatcaaggctcttcttttctttgttaataGATAT
The Sminthopsis crassicaudata isolate SCR6 chromosome 4, ASM4859323v1, whole genome shotgun sequence genome window above contains:
- the HBS1L gene encoding HBS1-like protein isoform X3 — encoded protein: MARHRNVRGYNYDEDFEDDDLYGQSVEDDYCISPSTAAQFIYSRHDKPSSFVEPVEEYDYEDTKEPTNSISNHQLSGIDQARLYSCLDHMREVLGGDVPDQTMIEAVLQSKFDVEKALAMVLEQDKKQTKSEEAISMGKATKGVLFCSSEVSTDNVQCFFPSSVNHSGCSSNPFEFCDSVPKDGLSCNSSNILSHRLLHKKKKLDRPHSDKKLESCKSSKELSLADLINDMPHDSFYESLNSQPKVKFSSGSDLESMISDSVDGKLLGADSSVSPSLDISEYKGGPDLKALMQTKRSDSSLSIKSNLLPIIENIPVQNNMESISSFYLTNTLENMTLDNNIGHLQNKKAELSGTVLSAQPCSKKHNLEKDWVQFSKCESPSLTELFQEHKQNNPSQYFSLSDLCNQSSASFTDTSLGSTPLSQITKYQSSTGIPELTGSLSSLAFSKASPTRDLENLSLSDLIAESINEVDKSHIKKDPSMLDLPEIKSSAVDSNIDLSVLIKTPESFPKPIENQSNILISGAKVPSSKLVKNSSFSKENKKSKKGYITRKPAFSLSWTKALAARPSAFASTLCLRYPPKTCKRHTFDLYKTFLYSRQVQEVKDKEIGPLKVITPFDFKSASPDDIVKANQKKAFTRE